Part of the Streptococcus marmotae genome is shown below.
TGATATCGAATATGATATCATTTAGATAGAAAGGGATTTATGAGTAAAGAAAAAACAAGTGCAGATTTATTGTTCGTGTTTTCAGAATCTCAGAAAAGAATAATCGTTGACAATGCAAAAGAATTAGATGTTTCTATCAACGAGTATATAAAAAGAAGAATGCTATCAGATGAGGTGGCGGAACGATATCAGATTGATAGCAAGAATAATGCTGATAGAATTGCTTTTTTAGAAAGTGAAAATAAAAAATTATCTGTATGGCTCGAGCGTTCTGCTAAAGATTTAGATATGTTCAGTAGTACAATAAGTGGATTGAATGAAATAATTAATTCATTGGTTAAAGAAAAAGAGTATTTGATTGAAGAGCAAAAAGTTCTTCAATTGGAATTAGAGCATGAAAGAATGCCATTTTGGAGAAGATTATTGGGCGTTAAAAAAGAAGTGAAAGCTTCTTTTTCGCCTTTTTTTATTATTTTTCTCTGATTTAGTTGTTTTTTTATTTTTTTGTAGCTATATTAACTATATAAAAATAAAAAAAGGAGATACTCTCATGAAACTAAAATCATATCGCTTTAATCATGAATTATTTTTACAAGATAATTCTAAATTAGTTGTAAAAAATTTTAAAACTTGGCTTGATTTCGAAACTAAAAAAAGAGCTGGGCTTAGCATTTGAAGTTATTATTTTGAATGATGACTCTGAGAATTATTTTGAGACTTTCAATGTAAAAATTCGGAATTGGACGCTTGAGAAAAAATAATTTAAAAAATTGGAGATTATATTCAAATTTTTTGATATCGAAAAAGCTTCGATATTTGGTCAATATCAGAACGAAGTATCTTTTATTGCGAAAATCAAAAAAGTGGAGGTTTTCTGGACATGAATAATAAATTTTTATTGAAACATCAACTATTAAATATTATATTTCTTAATTTGATATTATTGTTGCTATTTGTTTTGTCAATACTGAATCATAATTTTCAATTTTTGATATCTGTAACGCTTGCGATTGTGAGCGTTACAGCATTTGTGAGTTTTTATTATTTAAAATATTTGTTGTATCGAGATTGTTTTAAAAATATTGAATTTAAAAAAATTTGGGAAGATTTTAAAATATATAAAAGTATCGAAAATTCTTTCATAGAGACAGAAATGATTGATGATAATAAAATTCCTTTATTCTTTAAAAAAGATGATGAATTTTGTATTAAAATGTCTGCGAATTTTGTAAAAAGATTAGATAAATTTCAGTCGATATTAGATTCAAATTTGCCTCGTTTTTTCATTATTCAAGAGTTTAAAAAAGATGTTATAAATAAATATTATATTTTAAAAATTGTTGATTCTCGAACTACGGCAGGAAAAACATTTGATAATTTTCTTGATTTCGATCAGTCCATAGGACTTTTAAGAAGCGGAGGATATCAAATGAAATTGGGAACTAATTATTTAGTTGATATGCAACAAACTCCTAACCTTATTATTTCAGGAAAAAGCGGTAGTGGTAAAACAAATTTGATTTATTCAGTCATACTTCAAATTTTATCAAAAACATCTAAAGAATCTCTTTATTTAGTCGATGTAAAACGTGAGTTGTCAAAATTCTCAAAGTTTTTAAATGTTGCATTTGAGTATGATGATGTTATTGCTTTCATTGATTGTCTTTTGAATGAAATAAAAGAACGTATGCGAATCATGACTGAAAAAAAATGTTGATGATTGTTCTGAATTGTTTCATGCGAAATATTTGATTATCGATGAGTTTGCGAGTTTAGCATTATCTTGTTCTAAAAAAGAACTTAGTGATTTGCAATCTAAATTGAATCAAATTGTTTTGCTCGGCCGAAAGACAGGAGTGTTTACTATTATATCCGCTCAGTATCACACTAATGAGAGTTCTCTTCCGTTTGGAGTTCGTGAATCTCTAACAATAAAAGTTTCACTTGGTTCAGCTAATCACTTAGCCCTGGCTGGGCTTGGTATTCCAGTGGACGAAAATAATAAAGTTGAACGATTTTTTAAAAAGGGAGAGGGATTAATTTACGGTTTAGAGAATCAAGTTTTCAATTCCTATTTCTTTCAAAGCGATTTTTTAAATTTTGATGTTGTTGAAATAATAGAATATATTGTTTCAACTTCACAAAAATTGTTAAACAAAAACGAGAGCCCTTTCAACTGAATGTTGGTAGAAGTGAGGCCCAGATGAATGATCAGATTTGCATTACGAGAATGGAGGCTTGCACGACTGGTAAGTAATGCAAATCTGATAATCTGGGTAGCCTTACGAATACCAACATGATATGTTGGGAAAGTAGGCTCGGGTCTAAGGGCGGAAAGCCCTTGAAATTTTATAGTGTTTTAGGTTATAATAAAGAAAACCTAAAGAGTTGGCGCTCTTTAG
Proteins encoded:
- a CDS encoding FtsK/SpoIIIE domain-containing protein, giving the protein MNNKFLLKHQLLNIIFLNLILLLLFVLSILNHNFQFLISVTLAIVSVTAFVSFYYLKYLLYRDCFKNIEFKKIWEDFKIYKSIENSFIETEMIDDNKIPLFFKKDDEFCIKMSANFVKRLDKFQSILDSNLPRFFIIQEFKKDVINKYYILKIVDSRTTAGKTFDNFLDFDQSIGLLRSGGYQMKLGTNYLVDMQQTPNLIISGKSGSGKTNLIYSVILQILSKTSKESLYLVDVKRELSKFSKFLNVAFEYDDVIAFIDCLLNEIKERMRIMTEKKC